The Pseudomonas sp. R4-35-07 genome contains a region encoding:
- a CDS encoding PepSY domain-containing protein gives MTLYRRAGSLVLLALLAFCSSLAARDLNQDEALALRQQGVILPLEDLLHTAMSRYPGARLLEAELEKKHGEYAYEVELVTTEGVVREIKLDATNGTLIKDKED, from the coding sequence ATGACGCTATATCGACGCGCCGGTAGTCTGGTGCTGCTGGCGCTCCTGGCCTTTTGCTCAAGCCTGGCCGCTCGCGACCTCAATCAGGATGAAGCCTTGGCGCTGCGCCAGCAGGGGGTGATCCTGCCGCTGGAGGACCTGTTGCATACGGCCATGTCACGCTACCCTGGAGCCCGGCTGCTGGAGGCGGAGCTGGAGAAAAAGCACGGCGAATATGCCTATGAAGTGGAACTGGTGACCACCGAAGGCGTAGTGCGCGAAATCAAGCTCGACGCAACCAACGGTACATTGATCAAAGATAAGGAAGACTGA
- a CDS encoding PepSY domain-containing protein, which translates to MKRLTALVAAGIIASLITQGWAMDPDKPLKLPGTVTIVAFDQLEATALALHPGSTLLGTDLDEEYGKYVYQVELEDAHGLEWDVELDALTGHVLKNHQDT; encoded by the coding sequence ATGAAGCGCCTTACAGCGCTGGTCGCCGCCGGTATCATTGCATCCTTGATCACGCAGGGCTGGGCAATGGACCCCGACAAACCGCTGAAATTGCCTGGCACTGTTACCATTGTCGCCTTCGATCAGCTTGAAGCCACGGCCCTGGCCTTGCATCCGGGTTCCACCTTGCTGGGCACTGACCTGGACGAGGAGTACGGCAAGTACGTCTACCAGGTCGAACTGGAAGATGCCCATGGCCTTGAGTGGGACGTTGAATTGGATGCGCTCACCGGGCACGTTCTCAAGAATCATCAGGACACGTAA